The Anas acuta chromosome 2, bAnaAcu1.1, whole genome shotgun sequence genomic interval TCCTCCACCACGGCCACGAAGCGGCCTCTGGCCGTGAAGGGCGTCAGGTGCAGCTGGCCGGACATCTGGGCGAAGTCCCGCTGGTAGCGACGGGAGAACTCGTCCCCGGCCTGGCGCAGGGCGAGGTGGACcacggggggcgcggggcgcaGCCCCTCGCCCGGGGGCGCCTCGCTAGCAGCAGCCgagccggggggctcggggtgcGGGGACAGCAGCCCGGCGGGGCGGTGGCGGGAGGgagtcccagcagcagcaaccgcagcagcagcaggagcgaGAGCCGTAGGCGCGGGCGCCCTGTCCTCGCCGGCAGCCCAGTCGTATCCCCTCTGCGAGAGTTTATAGTGGATGTACTTCAGCACTATCTCCCGGTTATCGTAGCCTCTTCTCCCGGGATGAGCCATGATTTCCGAGAGGGAGCagcaagaggaagggagagaggaagaagaggggcaGGATGAACCCAAAAAAGTAAAGCAGCCAATGataataaatttaataacaCCCAAAAAATTATAATCCAGTTACGGTAGCGGGCACGGTTTCATTCATGGTGACGTGGGGGAGTTCCCAGGGTCTCGGAGGTACGGTTGTCTTCTCAGTGTTGCCTCCTCGCTTTGAGATGCACGGTATAAATACGGGCTAAAAAAAAACGCTGTAAATACTCTACTTCCAGACGCACATTTATTACTTATTATAAACCTGCTTTAGAAAACACTTCCTCCTCGGTGCGGAgacacattttcaaaagtatCCCACTTATTCAGAACCAGGTGCATTTTCCCCTCGGTGCCGAGCCACCGGGGACACGGAGGAGCGGGCGAACGCACACCGCCAGGGCTGCAACTCAACGCGACCCGCAAGGCAGCCTTGGACGAGCGCTAATCCGACGCCCTGCAAGCTAGAAACCTCGACACCGCTCTTTTAAGTGACACCAACTAAATTTCCTCTGTAAAGTACTTACTTGGGACTATAAATATGTTCCTCTGTCAAGTTTCCTCTAAACAAAACACCAGCAACGGCGCGACCCAAACATCGCCAAGTCTTCAGAAACGTTAAGCTCCGGCCGCTTTGATGCTTCAAGTCCCCGAGGGGGTGGgaaaggggcaaaaaaaaaaaataaaaataaaaataaaaatcacaaaaccaaGCTCCCTACGATTTCCAATGTTTTTTCCCAGACTCCCGTTTAAGAGGCATCTCCGGAGATCTGTCAAAGCTCAGAAGATCCCGCCTCGGAGCCCGGGGAGGCGAACAGCTCCGGAGAGACGGCAAATCCTGGAGAGCAGCTGAAGCACATCTGAGGGCAGGCTGTGGCCGAAGCGCTCCGTTTTTTCCCTCCAGTGCGCCGTAGGGGCAGATGCATTTACGTAGTTTCATTCAGACACCGATCGCAGGAGCCCGGCgcttccacacacacacatatagaaaaaaataataatgaaaaaaaaaaataataatgaaaaaaaataataaaaatatgtattaaaataaaaaaaaaataaaaggaaaggaatcaATTCTTTTTCACCAGCAGGAGCGTCGGGcggttttgctgcttttttaaaaaaggaggcGAGCGGCTGGCGAGCGTGGCCCCGGGCAGCAATAATGCCATTTCCCCAGCCGCTTTTGTACccgaggaggaaggagaaggcgACGAGGGGCGCGGACGggccgccaccgccaccgccaccaccgccgCTGGGCACCGCTGGGCACCGCTGCCCGGCCGCGCAAGGCTCCGGGCGGCTCCTCCGGGCTCcccgcgctgctgctgctgccggcggcggctccgggaGGCTccgggaggctgaggggggggtAAAGGAGGGGGGTGAAGGGGGAGCGGAGCGCAGCGGGGGCGGGGAGAGGCGGGGAGGAGCGGAGCCCcgttggggagggagggggtggaAGGGGGGAGGCTCCGGCCGCCGTGGGTTGCTAGAGCTCCGCCTCACGGTTCATtcaagaaaaggggggaaggtgggaggggaaaaaaatagggaaagggaaaaagggtgaaaaggaaaaaaataaaaaaaaaaaaaagggaaagggggagagggCGAgcagccccgcgccgcccggGCCCGCCCTCCATCGCGGCgggcgcggggctggggccggcggcggggcggggcggtggcctcctcctcctcctcctcctcctcttcctcctccttctcctcctcctccacctcctcctcctcctcttcttcctcctcctcctcctcctcccccgaggaagcgggcggcgggggccggcaGCGCCGCGGGTGGCTCCGCGCCGCCCCCCCGAGGTCGCTGCGGCTGCACGGATTTGTttccaaagaagaaattaaaattaaaaataaagaattaaaaataatacaaaaatacaaaaatacaaaatatacaaaatagaAAAGCTAAGGGTGGTGAGGAATAAACCGAGGCGCCCCCTTCGGTAAaagcccccgggggctgcccccgctGCAGCCCCGGCGCGCACCTGCTGCCGCTGCCCGTGGGTAAGGGGAATTTTAGGGCTTTTTGCAGGAGGGGGCGCCCCGTGCCCCCCTAAACCCGGCCCGGGGGGCTTCAGGGGGGACAGGAGGGCAAGGGGCCGAAGGGCAGGGACGAGCGGTGCCGGGCCGGGAGGTGGGGAGAAATC includes:
- the BCL2 gene encoding apoptosis regulator Bcl-2 isoform X1; amino-acid sequence: MAHPGRRGYDNREIVLKYIHYKLSQRGYDWAAGEDRAPAPTALAPAAAAVAAAGTPSRHRPAGLLSPHPEPPGSAAASEAPPGEGLRPAPPVVHLALRQAGDEFSRRYQRDFAQMSGQLHLTPFTARGRFVAVVEELFRDGVNWGRIVAFFEFGGVMCVESVNREMSPLVDSIAAWMTEYLNRHLHNWIQDNGGWDAFVELYGNSMRPLFDFSWISLKTILSLVLVGACITLGAYLGHK
- the BCL2 gene encoding apoptosis regulator Bcl-2 isoform X2, with amino-acid sequence MAHPGRRGYDNREIVLKYIHYKLSQRGYDWAAGEDRAPAPTALAPAAAAVAAAGTPSRHRPAGLLSPHPEPPGSAAASEAPPGEGLRPAPPVVHLALRQAGDEFSRRYQRDFAQMSGQLHLTPFTARGRFVAVVEELFRDGVNWGRIVAFFEFGGVMCVESVNREMSPLVDSIAAWMTEYLNRHLHNWIQDNGGW